AGAGGACCCCCACGAGCACGCCGAGCAGCATGAACGGTCCGAAGGGGTACATGCGGTCGGTGGTCAGCCTCAGCAACCGCATGGGCACCCAGGCAACGACGCCGAGCACGAACCCGGCGTACGCCCCGGCCATCAGCGCGGGCATCCCCACGAACCCGAGGGCCAGGCCGATCAGGCCGGAGAGGCGTACGTCGCCGTAGCCCATGCCGGGCGTGAATCGCCACAGCAGCCAGTAGAGCCCGCCGAGGATCAGCCAGCCGATCGCGGCGGCGATGATCCGCTTCGGCTCCCAGGAGAGCAGCGCGGCGACGACGATGAGCGTGCCGACGATGAGGTATGACGGGCCGATGAGCGCCGTGGGCAGCAGACGCGTGCGCCAGTCGATATAGGCGAGCGCGACGCCGACCGGGCACAGGTACACGAGGAACAGCAGCGCCCAGTGCCAGCCGAGCGCTCCGCCGAGGACCGCGCCGGACAGGCCGCTGGCGAGTGCGCACTGCCAGGCCAGCCCGGGGCGGGCGGCCAGCTCGGCGTACGGGATCTTCTCCTCGGATCCGGAGGGCGGCTCGGGCAGGATCGCGATGACACGCGGGACGAACCATCCGGCGGTTGCGGCCACGAGCGCGCACACGAGCGCAGCGGTGACGTCGAACGTGCCCCAGGGCAGGCCGACGGTCATTGCGACCTCGCGGCGAGTTCCACCTCGCCGGCGGTGCGCATGGCCTCC
This genomic interval from Nocardioides cavernaquae contains the following:
- a CDS encoding prepilin peptidase, coding for MTVGLPWGTFDVTAALVCALVAATAGWFVPRVIAILPEPPSGSEEKIPYAELAARPGLAWQCALASGLSGAVLGGALGWHWALLFLVYLCPVGVALAYIDWRTRLLPTALIGPSYLIVGTLIVVAALLSWEPKRIIAAAIGWLILGGLYWLLWRFTPGMGYGDVRLSGLIGLALGFVGMPALMAGAYAGFVLGVVAWVPMRLLRLTTDRMYPFGPFMLLGVLVGVLWSVYPA